The proteins below are encoded in one region of Streptomyces cyanogenus:
- a CDS encoding DUF485 domain-containing protein, with protein sequence MSYDPPHPSYPSQPPYPVRSSYPSSPTYPWQPPEPAPPAPRPEREPLGHHSDLRVLRSAYRWQRRTATLTALGYFTLFLVLSAYAPGVMTRTVADGIPAGLLLALVQLPVTWLAIALYEHTARRYVDPLAERIRRHAELDARRGAAR encoded by the coding sequence ATGTCCTACGACCCGCCGCACCCGTCGTATCCCTCCCAGCCGCCGTACCCCGTACGGTCCTCGTACCCGTCGTCCCCGACCTACCCCTGGCAGCCCCCCGAGCCGGCCCCGCCGGCCCCCCGGCCGGAGCGTGAACCGCTCGGCCACCACAGCGACCTGCGGGTGCTGCGCAGCGCCTACCGGTGGCAGCGGCGCACCGCGACGCTCACCGCGCTGGGCTACTTCACGCTGTTCCTCGTGCTGTCGGCGTACGCGCCGGGCGTCATGACGAGGACCGTCGCCGACGGCATCCCCGCCGGCCTGCTGCTCGCCCTCGTCCAACTGCCGGTCACCTGGCTGGCGATCGCCCTGTACGAGCACACCGCGCGCCGGTACGTCGACCCGCTCGCCGAGCGGATCCGCAGGCACGCCGAGCTGGACGCGCGGCGCGGAGCGGCACGATGA
- a CDS encoding MFS transporter: MGSTTPAIRGGADRRQSTGRRGAVVAALMLSMALAALDSAVVSTAVPQIVGDLGGFSVFSWLFSGYLLAVTVTLPVYGKLSDTFGRKPVLVAGAAVFLLGSLLCAAAWNMGALIAFRILQGLGGGALQGTVQTLAADLYPLAQRPRIQSKLSTVWAVSAVAGPGLGGVLAAYADWRWIFLINLPIGIAALWLIVRHLHEPQRETARPARVDWAGALAVFACGGVLLTALVQGGVAWPWLSAPSLTLLGAGLALAGVVVAVERRAAEPVIPGWVWRRRTIAAVNLALGALGLLMVAPAVFLPTYAQSVLGLAPVAAGFVLSVWTLSWPVSAALSQHVYRRLGFRDTALLGIGLAALILCAFPFLPYPGSWWQPTLLMLLLGGALGLFQLPLIVGVQSTVGWSERGTTTASVLFCRQTGQTLGASLFGAVANGVLAARLGGAGDLDSVTRALDAGTVPEADRRAIADAVHAVYLGAAGAAALAFVVLLLVAPRRFPVLQE; this comes from the coding sequence GTGGGGAGTACGACACCGGCGATACGCGGCGGAGCCGACCGGCGTCAGAGCACCGGGCGGCGGGGCGCGGTGGTGGCCGCGCTCATGCTGTCCATGGCACTGGCGGCGCTCGACTCCGCCGTCGTCTCCACGGCCGTACCGCAGATCGTCGGCGACCTCGGCGGGTTCTCCGTCTTCTCGTGGCTGTTCTCCGGCTATCTGCTCGCCGTCACCGTCACGCTCCCCGTCTACGGCAAGCTGTCCGACACCTTCGGCCGCAAGCCGGTGCTGGTGGCGGGCGCGGCCGTGTTCCTGCTGGGGTCGCTGCTGTGCGCGGCGGCCTGGAACATGGGGGCGCTGATCGCGTTCCGGATCCTGCAGGGCCTGGGCGGCGGGGCGTTGCAGGGCACGGTGCAGACGCTGGCCGCGGACCTGTACCCGCTGGCGCAGCGCCCGAGGATCCAGTCCAAGCTGTCCACGGTGTGGGCGGTGTCCGCGGTGGCCGGTCCCGGGCTCGGCGGTGTGCTCGCCGCGTACGCCGACTGGCGCTGGATCTTCCTGATCAACCTGCCGATCGGCATCGCCGCCCTGTGGCTGATCGTCCGTCATCTGCACGAGCCGCAGCGGGAGACGGCGCGTCCCGCGCGCGTGGACTGGGCCGGCGCGCTGGCGGTGTTCGCGTGCGGCGGGGTGCTGCTGACCGCGCTGGTGCAGGGCGGGGTCGCGTGGCCGTGGCTGTCGGCGCCGTCACTGACGCTCCTCGGCGCGGGCCTGGCGCTGGCCGGGGTGGTGGTGGCGGTGGAGCGGCGGGCCGCGGAGCCGGTCATCCCCGGGTGGGTGTGGCGGCGCCGGACGATCGCGGCCGTCAATCTCGCCCTGGGCGCGCTGGGACTGCTGATGGTGGCGCCCGCGGTGTTCCTGCCGACGTACGCGCAGTCGGTGCTCGGACTCGCCCCGGTGGCCGCCGGGTTCGTGCTGTCGGTGTGGACGCTCAGCTGGCCGGTGTCGGCCGCGCTCAGCCAGCACGTCTACCGGCGGCTCGGCTTCCGGGACACCGCACTGCTCGGCATCGGCCTGGCGGCGCTGATCCTGTGCGCGTTCCCGTTCCTGCCGTACCCGGGGTCATGGTGGCAGCCGACGCTGCTGATGCTGCTGCTGGGCGGGGCGCTGGGGCTGTTCCAGCTGCCGCTGATCGTCGGGGTGCAGTCGACGGTGGGCTGGTCCGAGCGGGGCACCACGACCGCGTCGGTGCTGTTCTGCCGGCAGACCGGCCAGACCCTCGGCGCCTCGCTGTTCGGCGCGGTCGCCAACGGGGTGCTGGCCGCACGGCTGGGCGGGGCCGGCGACCTGGACTCCGTCACGCGCGCCCTGGACGCGGGCACGGTGCCGGAGGCGGACCGGCGGGCGATCGCCGACGCGGTCCACGCGGTCTACCTCGGCGCGGCGGGCGCGGCGGCCCTGGCGTTCGTGGTGCTGCTCCTGGTGGCCCCGCGGCGGTTCCCGGTACTCCAGGAGTGA
- a CDS encoding ABC transporter permease — protein MTVLKTSMRNFLAHKGRMALSAVAVLLSVAFVCGTLVFTDTMNTTFDKLFQATSSDVQVSAKGSSDTGQTVSRTGKPPVLPASVVGRIREARGVRSAEGTVFSTSVTVVDAAKDKLSPSSGAPTIVGNWNGNDARTMQITSGAAPKGPDQVMVDADTAGKHHLKLGDEIGVITAVGTHHARVSGIAAFKVTNPGAAIFYLDTPTAQRTLVGRTGVYTDVNVMAAGGVTDAQLKKNVTAVLGHDYKVQTAKEVADANQKDVQSFLNVMKYAMLGFAGIAFLVGIFLIINTFSMLVAQRTREIGLMRAIGSSRKQVNRSVLVEALLLGVLGSVLGVGAGVGIAVGLMKLMGRMGMNLSTDDLTVAWTTPAIGLLLGVVVTVLAAYLPARRAGKVSPMAALRDAGAPADAKAGVVRAGLGLLLTAAGGWSLYVAATAGQARTGSGWLGLGVVLTLIGFVVIGPLLAGGLVRVLGAVLLRMFGPVGRMAERNALRNPRRTGATGAALMIGLALVACLSVVGSSMVASATDQLDKTVGADFIVRSDQEGGLVARQAVQAVRNTPGLKRVTEYKWTEATFTTPDGKRLPNRTIMAVDPDYATDVRTETVAGEVKDAYRIDSMSVPEKFAEDHGIRLGSAITVAYEDGRTARLTVRAITRSDTLIDAGAMYTSIDTLAKYVPADRMPLDEMVLATAEDGQQAAAYKALKAALHDDFPQLTVRDQTDYKQDLKDQIGQLLNMIYGLLALAIIVAVLGVVNTLALSVVERTREIGLMRAIGLSRRQLRRMIRLESVVIAVFGALLGLGLGMGWGATAQKLLALEGLKILEIPWPTITGVFVGSAFVGLFAALVPAFRAARMNVLNAIATD, from the coding sequence ATGACCGTCCTGAAGACCTCGATGCGCAACTTCCTCGCGCACAAGGGCCGTATGGCGCTGTCGGCGGTCGCGGTCCTGCTGTCGGTGGCGTTCGTGTGCGGCACGCTCGTGTTCACCGACACCATGAACACCACCTTCGACAAGCTGTTCCAGGCCACGTCCTCGGACGTGCAGGTCAGCGCCAAGGGCTCGTCCGACACCGGGCAGACCGTCTCCCGCACCGGCAAGCCGCCCGTGCTGCCCGCCTCCGTGGTCGGAAGGATCCGCGAGGCCCGGGGCGTGCGGTCGGCCGAGGGCACGGTGTTCTCCACCTCGGTGACCGTCGTCGACGCCGCCAAGGACAAGCTGTCGCCCAGCAGCGGCGCGCCCACCATCGTCGGCAACTGGAACGGCAACGACGCCCGCACCATGCAGATCACCTCCGGTGCGGCCCCCAAGGGCCCCGACCAGGTGATGGTCGACGCCGACACCGCCGGCAAGCACCACCTGAAGCTCGGCGACGAGATCGGCGTGATCACGGCCGTCGGCACGCACCACGCGCGCGTGTCCGGCATCGCCGCCTTCAAGGTCACCAACCCCGGCGCGGCCATCTTCTACCTGGACACCCCGACCGCCCAGCGGACCCTCGTCGGCCGCACCGGCGTCTACACCGACGTCAACGTCATGGCCGCCGGGGGCGTGACCGACGCGCAGCTGAAGAAGAACGTCACCGCCGTCCTCGGGCACGACTACAAGGTGCAGACCGCCAAGGAGGTCGCCGACGCCAACCAGAAGGACGTCCAGAGCTTCCTGAACGTCATGAAGTACGCGATGCTCGGCTTCGCCGGGATCGCCTTCCTCGTCGGCATCTTCCTGATCATCAACACCTTCTCCATGCTGGTCGCCCAGCGCACCCGCGAGATCGGCCTGATGCGCGCCATCGGCTCCTCCCGCAAGCAGGTCAACCGGTCCGTGCTGGTCGAGGCGCTGCTCCTCGGCGTGCTCGGCTCGGTGCTCGGCGTCGGCGCGGGCGTCGGCATCGCCGTCGGCCTGATGAAGCTCATGGGCCGGATGGGCATGAACCTGTCCACCGACGACCTCACCGTCGCCTGGACCACGCCCGCGATCGGCCTGCTCCTCGGCGTGGTCGTCACCGTCCTCGCCGCCTACCTGCCCGCCCGGCGCGCCGGCAAGGTCTCCCCGATGGCCGCCCTGCGCGACGCCGGCGCCCCGGCCGACGCCAAGGCCGGCGTCGTCCGGGCCGGCCTCGGCCTGCTCCTCACCGCCGCCGGCGGCTGGAGCCTGTACGTCGCCGCCACCGCCGGCCAGGCCAGGACCGGCTCGGGCTGGCTGGGCCTGGGCGTGGTGCTCACCCTGATCGGCTTCGTCGTCATCGGCCCGCTGCTGGCCGGCGGCCTGGTCCGCGTCCTCGGCGCGGTCCTGCTGCGGATGTTCGGGCCGGTCGGGCGGATGGCCGAGCGCAACGCGCTGCGCAACCCGCGCCGCACCGGTGCCACCGGCGCCGCCCTGATGATCGGCCTCGCCCTGGTGGCCTGCCTGTCGGTGGTCGGCTCCTCCATGGTGGCCTCCGCCACCGACCAGCTCGACAAGACCGTCGGCGCGGACTTCATCGTCCGCAGCGACCAGGAGGGCGGGCTCGTCGCGAGGCAGGCGGTGCAGGCCGTCAGGAACACCCCGGGCCTGAAGCGGGTCACCGAGTACAAGTGGACCGAGGCCACCTTCACCACACCGGACGGCAAGCGGCTGCCGAACAGGACGATCATGGCCGTCGATCCGGACTACGCGACCGACGTACGGACCGAGACCGTGGCCGGCGAGGTGAAGGACGCCTACCGGATCGACTCGATGTCGGTGCCCGAGAAGTTCGCCGAGGACCACGGCATCCGGCTCGGTTCCGCGATCACCGTCGCCTACGAGGACGGCCGCACGGCCCGCCTGACGGTCCGGGCGATCACCCGCAGCGACACGCTCATCGACGCGGGGGCGATGTACACCTCCATCGACACGCTCGCGAAGTACGTCCCCGCCGACAGGATGCCGCTCGACGAGATGGTCCTGGCCACCGCCGAGGACGGACAGCAGGCCGCCGCCTACAAGGCGCTCAAGGCCGCGCTGCACGACGACTTCCCGCAGCTGACCGTGCGCGACCAGACCGACTACAAGCAGGACCTGAAGGACCAGATCGGCCAGCTGCTCAACATGATCTACGGCCTGCTGGCACTCGCGATCATCGTCGCGGTCCTCGGTGTGGTGAACACCCTGGCCCTGTCGGTGGTCGAGCGGACCCGGGAGATCGGCCTCATGCGGGCCATCGGCCTCTCCCGCCGCCAGCTGCGCCGCATGATCCGCCTGGAGTCCGTGGTGATCGCCGTCTTCGGTGCCCTGCTGGGCCTCGGCCTCGGCATGGGCTGGGGCGCCACCGCCCAGAAGCTCCTCGCCCTGGAGGGCCTGAAGATCCTGGAGATCCCCTGGCCGACGATCACCGGCGTCTTCGTCGGCTCGGCCTTCGTGGGCCTTTTCGCGGCGCTGGTGCCGGCGTTCCGGGCGGCGCGGATGAACGTGCTGAACGCCATCGCCACCGACTAG
- a CDS encoding cation acetate symporter: MTGTGGPGFTGFSDSAQTMSLVAFSTAATVILLLCVMTGPDRDDLDEFYTGYGSLSPLRNGLAIAGDYISAATVLGTGGVIALCGYDGVVLALSTALSLMLLMFLLAEPLRNAGRFTMGDALARRLPGRCVRIAACAVTIAALLPLMLVQLAGTGQLIAFILGFTNESLKTGCVVGLGALMIAYAAIGGMKGTALIQIIKIVMLMGSGAVIAALVLHRFDWDPGALFTAAARQSGAGPAFLRSGLQFGTTPGSRVDMIASELTVVLGGACLPHITMRMYTASSARQVRRSMSWAVSLVALFVLVITVVGFGATALLGRTTVSAADPQGNTAYLLGSRAVFGTHVTTAETFLFTLVTTAIFLTLLASVAGMILACANSLAHDVFAARVQEMPARREMTLARVSALAIGVPTILLATLVQHHSLQPLVTLSFCLGASALAPALVYGLFWRRYTRSGLMGTLIGGSLTVLLLMPGTKLVSGSPVSAFPHADFNWFPFTTTGIVSIPAGFFFGWLGTVLSGRAKAERQRHQYEAVEGRILAGAVRKGN, encoded by the coding sequence ATGACCGGCACCGGCGGCCCGGGGTTCACCGGATTCAGCGACTCCGCCCAGACCATGTCCCTGGTGGCCTTCTCCACCGCCGCCACGGTCATCCTGCTGCTGTGCGTGATGACCGGCCCGGACCGGGACGACCTCGACGAGTTCTACACCGGTTACGGCTCCCTGTCCCCGCTGCGCAACGGCCTGGCCATAGCGGGCGACTACATCTCCGCCGCCACCGTCCTCGGCACCGGCGGAGTCATCGCCCTGTGCGGCTACGACGGTGTCGTGCTCGCCCTCAGCACGGCGCTGTCGCTGATGCTGCTGATGTTCCTGCTGGCCGAACCGCTGCGCAACGCAGGCCGGTTCACCATGGGCGACGCGCTCGCCCGCCGGTTGCCGGGCCGCTGTGTGCGCATCGCGGCGTGCGCGGTGACCATCGCCGCGCTGCTGCCGCTGATGCTGGTCCAGCTGGCCGGCACCGGACAGCTGATCGCCTTCATCCTGGGCTTCACCAACGAGTCCCTGAAGACCGGGTGCGTCGTGGGACTCGGCGCCCTCATGATCGCCTACGCGGCGATCGGCGGGATGAAGGGCACCGCGCTCATCCAGATCATCAAGATCGTGATGCTGATGGGCTCCGGCGCCGTGATCGCCGCCCTGGTCCTGCACCGCTTCGACTGGGACCCGGGCGCCCTGTTCACCGCCGCCGCCCGGCAGAGCGGCGCCGGCCCGGCCTTCCTGCGCTCCGGACTGCAGTTCGGCACCACTCCCGGCTCCCGCGTCGACATGATCGCCTCGGAGCTGACCGTCGTACTCGGCGGCGCCTGCCTGCCGCACATCACCATGCGCATGTACACCGCCTCCAGCGCCCGCCAGGTGCGCCGCTCGATGTCCTGGGCGGTGTCGCTGGTCGCCCTGTTCGTCCTCGTCATCACCGTGGTCGGGTTCGGCGCCACGGCCCTGCTGGGGCGCACGACGGTCTCGGCGGCCGACCCGCAGGGCAACACGGCGTACCTGCTGGGCTCGCGCGCGGTGTTCGGCACCCACGTGACGACGGCGGAGACCTTCCTGTTCACCCTGGTCACCACCGCGATCTTCCTGACCCTGCTCGCCTCGGTGGCCGGGATGATCCTCGCGTGCGCCAACTCCCTCGCGCACGACGTGTTCGCGGCCCGGGTGCAGGAGATGCCGGCCCGCCGCGAGATGACCCTGGCCCGCGTCTCCGCACTCGCCATAGGGGTCCCGACGATCCTGCTGGCCACCCTGGTGCAGCACCACAGCCTGCAGCCCCTGGTCACGCTCTCCTTCTGCCTGGGCGCCTCCGCCCTCGCCCCCGCCCTGGTCTACGGCCTGTTCTGGCGCCGCTACACCCGCAGCGGCCTGATGGGCACGCTGATCGGCGGCTCGCTGACCGTGCTGCTGCTGATGCCCGGCACCAAGCTCGTCTCCGGGTCGCCCGTGTCGGCGTTCCCGCACGCCGACTTCAACTGGTTCCCGTTCACCACCACCGGCATCGTCTCCATCCCGGCCGGCTTCTTCTTCGGCTGGCTGGGCACGGTGCTGT
- a CDS encoding ABC transporter ATP-binding protein has protein sequence MTSAVTIPRHGGTGGTTAVAARARQVVKAYGSGETRVVALDHVDVDIARGQFTAIMGPSGSGKSTLMHCLAGLDTVTSGHIHLADTEITGLKDKKLTQLRRDRIGFIFQAFNLLPTLNAIENITLPMDIAGRKPDRAWLDRVVETVGLAGRLKHRPTQLSGGQQQRVAVARALAARPEIIFGDEPTGNLDSRAGAEVLGFLRRSVDELGQTIVMVTHDPVAASYADRVLYLADGRIVDEMYQPTADQVLDRMLRFSGGHPQTPDFDSRGRTS, from the coding sequence GTGACATCGGCTGTGACCATTCCCAGGCACGGGGGCACTGGAGGGACTACGGCCGTTGCCGCGCGGGCGCGGCAGGTCGTGAAGGCGTACGGGTCCGGCGAGACCCGTGTCGTCGCCCTGGACCACGTCGACGTGGACATCGCCCGCGGGCAGTTCACCGCGATCATGGGCCCCTCCGGATCCGGCAAGTCCACCCTGATGCACTGCCTCGCCGGCCTCGACACGGTGACGAGCGGTCACATCCACCTGGCCGACACCGAGATCACCGGCCTGAAGGACAAGAAGCTCACCCAGCTGCGCCGGGACCGCATCGGCTTCATCTTCCAGGCGTTCAATCTGCTGCCGACGCTGAACGCGATCGAGAACATCACGCTGCCCATGGACATCGCCGGCCGCAAGCCCGACCGGGCCTGGCTGGACCGCGTGGTGGAGACCGTCGGGCTCGCCGGGCGCCTCAAGCACCGCCCCACCCAGCTCTCCGGCGGCCAGCAGCAGCGCGTCGCCGTGGCCCGTGCGCTCGCCGCCCGCCCGGAGATCATCTTCGGGGACGAGCCGACCGGAAACCTCGACTCGCGCGCCGGTGCCGAAGTCCTCGGCTTCCTGCGCCGCTCGGTGGACGAACTCGGGCAGACCATCGTCATGGTCACCCACGACCCGGTGGCCGCCTCCTACGCCGACCGCGTGCTCTACCTCGCCGACGGCCGGATCGTCGACGAGATGTACCAGCCGACGGCCGACCAGGTCCTCGACCGCATGCTGCGTTTTTCCGGGGGACACCCCCAGACCCCCGACTTCGACTCCCGGGGGCGTACGTCATGA